The sequence actttccaagggtacgagataaatgggaatacattttacacgatcgcccaagataaaaagagcaccaaccaaaacagtggtgtccgctttgatgcagcaaccgagaatgggcaaaaggtcacatattatggttacatagaggagatatgggaacttgactatggaccctcctttaaggtccctttgttccggtgcaaatggttcaagctaacaggaggtggggtaaaggtggaccagcaatatggaatgacaatggtggatttcaacaatcttggttaccttgacgaaccattcgtcctagcgaaagatgtcgctcaggttttctatgtgaaggacatgagtagcaaaccgaggaaacggaaagataagaaaacgatcagtgcatcatgcgatgatccaaagcgccacattgttctttcagggaaaagaaacatcgtgggagtggaggacaagacagacatgtcagaagattataatatgtttgctgaaattccgcccttcaaagtgaacaccgacccaagcattaagttaaatgatgaggatgctccatggatacggcacaatcgtaagcaagcagggacacaagagaagaaatgatgtgtaataatttattgtatcaaaccttttgtcaaaccttcaaggggttttaaaatgaattagttttatttttctgatttttttgatatataattgtatttttaagattttaaaatgaattagttttatttttctgattttaaaaggaaaaaggaagaagaagaaagaaggaaaaaggaagaaaaaaacagaagaaaaaaacagaagaaaaaaggaaaaacagaagaaaaaaacaaacagaagaaaaacataaaaaaaacagaagaaaaaaacagaagaaaaaaacagaagaaaaaaacagaagaaaaaaggaaaaaggaaaaaaggaagaaaaaaagaaaatatgccacctactgggccaccacggcctgaatacgactagaaacccattaaagggccaggattcaggcccgcagaaggccgagtaggcccacaggcacatagtgacagaataggcccgtaagcctgcatttgagaggagctcgaagtggtgagcgcagccgcgcttataaaccactgtcgaagcctctcggctagcgaggtgggactaaacatcccaccgcaccgcgccagttctagtgcagacctttagtcgcggttggggaggcggaccgcgactaaagggtaccctttagtcgcggttggattggcgggccgcgactaaagggtacctttagtcgcggtccgcctctccaaccgcgactaaaggtgcgtctataaatactgcacttagcagttttgccacttcccattctcctctctcgacgccgaagcgctgccccggccgacgccgatgccgacgccctgccccgacgccgacgccgacgccgaagccctgccccgacgccgacgccgacgccgaagccctgcgcgccgccgcccccgtccccagtgagcgccgcctccgcccgtgccctgcccttgcccgccgcccgtggcgccttgcgcccttgcccgccgcccgccgcccgccgcccgctggccctgcctgccgtcctccggcccttgcccgccgcccgctggccctgcccttgcccgccgcccatcgtgggagaagaagaaggaagaagaaaaaggaagaagaagaagaaagaaaaaggaaaaaggaagaagaagaagaaagaaaaaggaaaaaggaagaagaagaaagaaggaagaagaaaacaaaagaaaaacagaagaaaaacaagaaaaaggaagaaaaaaggaaaaaggaagaaaaaaaagaaaaaggaagaaaacaacagaagaaaaaaagaaagaagaaaaaaaggaagaagaaaaaaagaaagaatttttaaaattaaatacgtgaaaatacgtgaaagaattttttgtgtctaataaaatcaattttttgaaatacacgaataatttttaaacggagaggggcggcgaggggggcggcgatgcgcgcggtgtttttttagggatcgagaggggacggcgagggttataaatgtgttgtcctcgcctcccctctcgcgctctaccgcgacaccctctcccaccccttcctcgccccctcctttcgccaccaccctttcgccaccgccaccgccaccgccccccttcttcacttaatgaatttgtttttactacatgtttttaggactgacataatggcggacgatagagctgacccgattatggacaactatgatccggacggtgaagcacatatgttcggcatcataaacggcgatattctatatgtgccgaccggagaagaagaagatgatatctcttcttatctaaaccttgacggtgaagatgaagggcgccgtcagcaagatgatgccgaacaaacgtcgataaacgacgatcttcaaatggaagtagcaaccacctccggcgccgaggtatatatatacattgagcctctggtgatacaaactaactgatttgaataaatatgtgtgtactaacgcgcgcgactctttcttattttagccctcggccggatcgtcgaaacaatcgagtacgtcgtcaaagcgtggcgcaaccaagatgatgaaacaaggagaaacatgcaccatcgaggttgtcgacagtgcaaccggcaggccgctggagccccgcaagaacgccaccaagtttgtcagccaatgcggagccattgttagagacaacgtctcgatcaccgtccaggagtggaatgagccaaagaaggcacgaaatgatggtttcacttttgttgataagagaacaaaaaaatattgcttcaagaagcttatggaacatttcgttctacctccagaatacaacaaattcgatgaggagggtaacaagattgaggaaaacaaggagaggaggaggctagtcaaacagttcgctcttcataagatggccgacgcattccggaaattcaagcaaaatctagcccatgactttgtcaagcagaacaagactccggatttcaaaggacaatatgagaaactgaaacatgattggctagaatttgtgaagcaaaagaaatcggagcagttcattcaaatatcgaaaaaaataaggaaaatgcggctaagaaggagtacaatcatgttatggggccaggagggtatcgcctttgggagcctaggtgggagaagatggagaacgagctgagggcgcgaggaatccgtccaggtatggagggatgggacccaagggccaaaagctggtggtacgggcatgggggaacgctgaacccggagacaggggagtgtgtttaccggggcaaattaattaaacccacccaagcccttattaacgcaatgagggatgctcaacaggggaagatcaagttcaacagagagaacgacgcgctgacaaaagccctcgggaatcctgaacacggaggacgtgtacgaggcatggggcacattccgtggaaaatagggttcccccagaacgatgacccgtacggttacagaagccgtaagagaaagatggatcaggaagcagatgttgtggcgcggttggcatcggaaatggatgtgatgaagaaaaccatgagtgtactagtagccgaaagagatgcagctcgggtgcagcatgaagatcatccagcggatctcggaagccagcagcggagaagcagcgtggcttccacggaggccccaccggctggtgcagatgcaccgacgatcgaaattactgcaccggagcctctggtggtccaaattactgcaccggagcctctggtggtcgaaattacttcaccggagcctcctcgctaccccgtggacgatataaaggagatgaaagaatgtcatctgtattatcctatcgggaacatgtccatgaaggtagccatcggcagtgctttaccatgtttacctggagcactccaccacaacaaccccattcaagatggctatgctcgtgtcacggtggaggacatagtccaagggtttgaggacctggagattgacattgctacacctgaaggggagaaaagacttggagatgtcaagcgccatttcattctatggcaaaagaagtttatcaagtttccaggcgaggcgccaaggacaacaagtccacccccctacggtggtggtggtggcggtggcggtggtggtggtggtggtggtggtggcggttcacctacacctccgtcacgtcagccgacgccgccccccagtccacaacgtccggcgggtgatcagccgccgccccccagtcctcgtccggcgggtgatcagacgccgccccccaatccacctccggcaaagaagcagaagcagtcctggattattaacccggacccttatgtacctaagaccacaaaggtaccggagccatcactgaagcctctccccacaaggccttgggaacgtagtgccgaggaagtcgacgcggccgcggctgctgatttggagaaatggaaggcggactgcaagaagaaaacagagcccgagcccaagccagtattttctgatgagcaaaagaagtgggctaagtcatttttgagcacaccgtcccaagccgcgaagaatctgcctaacgactatgcacgtgaacttcgcaggcaggcactcatgttcaaggagaacaaagagcgggagaaggccgaaagtaaaaaaagcgggaaacaagttgcccagctcggggaacaaagtaaacaatcgattgccccgcttatagtggaagccttctgtcctgatgcccccgagatcatacaagctgcggcagcacagggattgactgtaacgagtgccagagaacaagcggccaacttaggtattactcttcgtgaactgttaggccttgatgaggcgccagtgaaggaggtagtaattacatatgtcaagaatgggcctctcgtcgagcctgcggaggaaaaggatctacctccacaaatgaaaggtctgctgaaatggtacaagggttacataaaaaataaaaacgccaaagaatatatttatgcggaagttagacatgagcatcacttcaaacattactatgtacaaattgaactgagtgaattgttccagcttttcaatctgcgcgagctcgataaatctatcatcagttgctacgttctgtaagtgatttattaatttctaccccatctcgttcatattgcctgcactatatatatgtcctaactatattgttgtgtccgctattatacatgcagaatgaagattaaggaatgcagagtaaggaacatccatgatgttgggttcattgacccacacatcgttaatggacatgtgttggagcgttaccccgccgacgtggaggcagacctgtggcagtttcttacaaagcaggaactcaaaagtgatattctatttccttaccattttgagtgagtgtttctgtcttgagcacattctcttttgtttactccatgcatggtatgtggccggctaatcgatgagttatgcatgacgtactgtgcatgtatcgtgtccgcaggttccactggattctgctagtaattaaagttaacacctcagaatgtctcgtccacgactctgtgaatatggatccaaagctttggggcggcatgagaagaatgctgcagaagtaattattttcattcatttgcgctctatatcgatcggcctatttcgttcatttcctaatatcaagtaactaattaataactctcttgttcatttaattttctttgcctcgtagggtttggagacggttcgtagatacaaaggtcggtgaattcaaaaaagagctagaattcaaaatgttaaaggctaagaatgctggggatattcagccaccggagaccaatctatgtggatactatgtctgtgagatgatccggagatacacctctgagcgggttccgagtgataccaatgctaagaggaataacctccggtggatgcttagtccagaagctcgcttccgaccacttcaagaggaactagctggatggttcagcagggaagtcctccatcctaaaggagaacactattacgaggacgtagaactttatatgcattaaatcatgtatggaaacttgttcaaaattgtatatggtcatccgatgatattgaatatatattgtatattcctcttgaattctttttggttctaatttcaaatttatttgaaattgtacattcatatgcatgtatgtagtaccgtagaatatataaAACtctttcaaaattaaaataaagcacaaaagaaataaaacaatacaaattaaacagaaaacaggtttaagggggggaggtttagggggggggggctaaaaccctaaacctgcggcggcctttagtcgcggttggccagaagaaccgcgactaaaggtcctccgccccgacggccacctggcgcccacgtggacgggcctttagtcgcggttcttaagcaaccgcgactaaagggggggggcctttagtcgcgcccggtcggtcgcggttgcgcaaccgcgactaatggcagttgcgaaccgcgaccaaaggccttttttccaccagtgagTAGAAGGCAGTAATTGTTTTCAGAGAGGTAGAGTAATCCGGTAGTACGCGGTATGTCGGGTCAGATCGCTTAgcttagagcatctatagccggacgcCTCAAACCGGTCTCAAACACCCAAACAACCCGCCCAATCACTAACCGGTCAGGTTTTTTGACCCAACCGGGTGCCTCAAACGGCCCTTAAATGACCGGGCTATTCGGCGcccctcatatctagcccaaatatgaGTTGGATATGGATGCGCTCGTGCACGTCCGCCACGTCAGCCCGGCCCATCCCGACCCCACTCCGTCCCCACAATATCCCCAATCCGAAAATTCCAACTCACTTCACTCTCGATCCGTCTCTTTTTATACCCCCCCCCCGCCCCAATTTCTCCGATTCGATCCACTCTGAACACTCCGACGACTCCAGTGACTGCGGTGACCATGTCGAGCGCTGGCAGCCGCTTCTCCTCCGACTCCAACGAGGATCTAGCCCTCCGCGTTGCCCTCGAGAGGTCCAAGGTGGACACGGGTGGCAGTTCTGGATCGACCTCGCCTCTCCCCCGCCGCCGCAGCGAGGAAGCCGGCACTGGCTCCTCCCGACCCGCGCTTGGCTCCGCGCGGGGTGCTTAGTCGGTGCCTCCCCCACGCCGTCCCCTGGCCCCATCGTCTGTTGCTCCCCCACGCGGGCAACGGTGGGTACTTGTGCCCGCCCCGCCGGTCCGGACATGCACGCCGGGGTCAGAGGCGCGCGCCGCCTGCCGCGAGAGGCAGCGGGCAAGGGAGAGGGATGCAGCAGAGAGCTCTGTCCGCTGCCGCCGCGGGTTACCCGCGGAGCCCGACAAGGACGAGCGGCTCCTCGCGCGGGTCTACCGCCGGTTGCTAACGACAGCGGAGACAGACGCTCGGCGGCTCCGCCGGAAGAATGTGAAGGATCTTCGGCTAGCTATCGAGCAGTCCGAGCGCTAGGCCAGTGAGAAGGTGACGGAGGTGGCTCGGCTGGCGAAGCTCAAGCGGCAGCAGGACCAGGCCGTCTGACGCCTTAAGGGCCTCGtcatcgtctcctcctcctcctccgacggctTCTTTTCCGACGACTCGGACGATCCTCTACCAGCCACCGACGGCTACAGCTGCGCCGATGACGGGAAGGGGAAGGGGCCGACCCAGAAGTGGTGAAGATCCGtttttttcaatttaatttcaagtTTTAGATGTAGTTTCAAGTTATCCGTTGTTTACGTGAACTTTGGTGGTCGTTTGAGCATCCGATCTTTTGGTGAAAGTATTGTGCTTGTTTACAGTTTATTATGGATATATGAGATCGGATCAGATACACGGATATGAGCGATGCTATTATAAAAAGTGCCGGGCCATTGCCTGTGAACACGTCACGATgagtccgcgggcgtttgaggagTCGTATTTATCCTTTTGGGGTGTAGATGCTGTTAGGCCGAACGCCCAACCACTAGGTACGTACTACTGCTAGCACCAAAACAACCTTCGGCGTGTCAACGTCGCCGTAATAAATCGTTGCAGCAAAGAACGTCACGGGGCTTGACTTGGCCAGCAATGGCACACTCGATACTGTGCAAATACAATGGAGTAAGCATTGATTAGTCCCGCAGAAACGCGAGGGTGGATAGGCCAGCCAGTAGGATAGTACGTGTGGCGTCGCGCGGAAAACTGGACCGGTTCTTCCATAGGGCGCCCACAGGTTGGGTTGGCACGTAGCCGAACCGAGCAAACCCCTCCGCGCTAAGCAAAACCACCCCCCACCCATCCAGTGGCGGCACGCGACCGCGCTTGGACGTCACGTCGCCCCGTCGTTGCCCGAACCCAACAAAACCCTCCCAATCCCCACCGCCCACCTCCCCAGCACGGGGCTATAaagccggcgccaccaccggccggaTGATACCTGTGACACGCACACACACTCCACGCTCGCGCCCAGGAAAGCAAGCGACACCGCACAACAAGCAACAAGTTCTGTTCAGGTTGGAGGTCGAGTGGGACCGAATGGCGTCGGCGCCGGTGGAGTTCCTGGGCGCGCGGGAGGGCGGGGTCGGCGGGGACGCGCTCTACTGCGCCATCATCCTCTGGCTCTCCGTCATGTCGTGGATCATCTTCACCTGCGTCGGCAGCGACGACGGCGGGAGGCGCCGGAGGGGCCGCCGCGACACCAAGGTCTTCGTCGGCGCCGAGCGCCTCTGCGACGGCACCGGGCCCCACTGCAGCGGCGGATACGGCCTCTGCGGGTCCTGCGTCGACTAGCCTCCCCCTCCAAATCGTCCGTTTGGTTCGTCGTAATCGAGAGTCGAAAGCACTAGTAGTAGTATCATCTATCTATGGTGTGGTGTGATGAAGAACTCCTCTCTCCTTCTCCGGGGAGCTCCGTTCTTGTAGCATGTAAATAGTTTCAGCGATCGATGATGATCGACGAGATGAGCAAGTATGATCTGGTAGCAGTATGAGTTTCTCCCCTTTGTGAAGACAATAAGAGGGAGCTAGCGTCTGGTCCTGGTTCCTGTTTTGGCCGCAAAAATTTGTCTCGATTGACTCGTCCTGTTCTTCTCTTTCTCGCTCGATCATGCGCGAATTTCGCAATCGCGAGAGGTGCTTTCTCTTCCGAGTGGACGATTTGCGTTTGGTCTAGTGCCGCTGCTTTCTGTTGTGGGGAGCATAATTGATTGCGGATAATTGTAGAGATATCATTTTCAAGTGGACTATCTGCACGGGTTGGTTGGGGGGGTTGGGCGGATTTAATTTGGGTTAGCAAGCCCAGGCTCCTCCTCTGGTAGTGGTGGATCAGGCGGCAGGAATTAATTACTTGCCGTGGAGTGAAATCCGCGGCTGTGTATAGTACTCTGTGACTGTGACTGTGACACCCGGGACATGAGCCTGTCGTGAGTGCCCAGTTACTACAGAACGTCAGGATGTATCTGTCCAAAAAATATAAATGTTCTATAtttttttctgaatcggatgttGGTCTTAGACACGTTTTAGTTTTTatatgtttgttcactcattttagtcTGAATATGGTATATATTGAAATATTCAAAACATCTGATATtggtgaacagagggagtatttattgGCTCTCTATGAAGATAAGGATACAATTCGTAAGGAAGAAGTGATAAAAAATAACGGGTCGGCATAGGAGATATGATGTGTCGGAGGCAGTAGGCACGGGGAAGTCAAGATCTTCCAAGATAAACCCATTCCGATGCCTATAAAATCAGGGCATTCCTTTTCTCCGTCCAATTCTTTTCCCCGCAAAACAAACATAAGCTTGGCCAATCACACTTCTGGCAGAAACTTATGCAGGTAATAAAAGACATTTTTTGCTAGTAGTTGTTGTTGTAAGGTAGTTGGGAATGGGTCCAGAACTTGTTT comes from Triticum aestivum cultivar Chinese Spring chromosome 5B, IWGSC CS RefSeq v2.1, whole genome shotgun sequence and encodes:
- the LOC123116361 gene encoding uncharacterized protein, whose amino-acid sequence is MIPVTRTHTPRSRPGKQATPHNKQQVLFRLEVEWDRMASAPVEFLGAREGGVGGDALYCAIILWLSVMSWIIFTCVGSDDGGRRRRGRRDTKVFVGAERLCDGTGPHCSGGYGLCGSCVD